In Deinococcus misasensis DSM 22328, one DNA window encodes the following:
- a CDS encoding UDP-N-acetylmuramoyl-L-alanyl-D-glutamate--2,6-diaminopimelate ligase, whose translation MKWHDVLKALGLPLTPENPEVSGITHNSSWVKPGSVFVAVRGLKTDGHKFIPQALQNGAVAIIGEGYEAPLPVPYLTVQNARHALADVACLLQNHPSRELQVIGITGTDGKSTTSWMAYHLLQSAGKASGLLSTVGYRTPDGVLHHFPQHLTTPDSPEIQSLLRDLRNLGTTHCVLETSSHALELERVRGVEYDVGIFTNLTPEHLDFHGDMEGYFAAKRKLTDRSPFAVLNQDDPYARRLKDHPNCTTFGTSPESEWRAINIEEQVSGLAFEVLSPAGRFAVSLPMIGQFNVLNALAAMSACHHLGLTVAELQAGLASFPGVPGRMQILSHAPRVIVDFAHTPPSLEKALEVLRPSTTGKLWVVVGSAGGNRDPLKRAPLGEVASRLSDQAIFTEEDCRDTPIEDILQEMERGARETGKPNFQSIPDRREAIRFAVLNAAPEDTVLLAGKGPEDTLERATETLPWNEVEEALGAMGLRPAEG comes from the coding sequence TTGAAGTGGCATGATGTGTTAAAAGCGCTGGGTCTTCCCCTCACCCCTGAGAATCCAGAGGTTTCAGGCATCACCCACAACAGTTCCTGGGTGAAACCGGGCAGTGTGTTTGTGGCCGTGCGGGGTCTCAAAACCGATGGGCACAAATTCATTCCGCAGGCTTTGCAAAACGGTGCAGTTGCCATCATCGGCGAAGGGTACGAAGCACCCCTTCCTGTCCCTTACCTGACCGTGCAAAACGCCCGCCATGCCCTGGCCGATGTGGCTTGCCTGCTGCAAAACCACCCGAGCCGTGAACTTCAGGTGATCGGGATCACGGGGACCGATGGAAAAAGCACCACCAGTTGGATGGCTTACCACCTGCTGCAATCGGCAGGGAAAGCCTCGGGACTCCTGTCCACGGTGGGTTACCGCACGCCGGACGGGGTGCTGCACCATTTCCCCCAGCACCTGACCACCCCGGACAGCCCGGAAATTCAGTCTCTGCTGCGTGACTTGAGAAATCTGGGCACCACCCACTGCGTGCTGGAAACCAGCTCACACGCGCTGGAACTGGAACGGGTGCGTGGCGTGGAATACGATGTGGGCATTTTCACCAACCTGACCCCCGAGCATCTGGATTTCCACGGAGACATGGAAGGTTATTTTGCAGCCAAACGCAAATTGACAGACCGCAGTCCGTTCGCAGTCCTCAATCAGGATGATCCCTATGCAAGACGATTGAAAGACCATCCCAATTGCACCACTTTTGGCACCTCTCCAGAGTCGGAGTGGCGGGCCATCAACATTGAGGAGCAGGTCTCTGGTCTGGCGTTTGAGGTGCTCTCCCCTGCTGGAAGGTTTGCAGTGTCTTTGCCCATGATCGGGCAATTCAATGTGCTGAACGCTCTGGCTGCCATGTCTGCCTGCCACCATCTGGGTCTGACCGTTGCTGAACTGCAAGCAGGACTGGCCTCCTTTCCCGGTGTGCCCGGAAGAATGCAAATCCTCAGCCATGCTCCCAGAGTGATTGTGGATTTTGCCCACACCCCTCCCAGTCTGGAAAAGGCTCTGGAGGTTTTGCGACCCAGCACCACAGGAAAACTCTGGGTGGTGGTGGGCTCGGCAGGTGGAAACCGTGATCCCCTCAAACGTGCCCCTCTGGGTGAGGTGGCCTCCAGACTTTCCGATCAGGCCATCTTCACCGAGGAGGACTGCCGGGACACCCCCATAGAGGACATCCTGCAAGAGATGGAACGGGGGGCCAGAGAAACCGGAAAACCCAACTTCCAGTCCATCCCAGATCGCCGTGAAGCCATCCGGTTCGCGGTTCTGAATGCTGCACCAGAGGACACGGTTTTGCTGGCAGGCAAAGGGCCAGAAGACACACTGGAACGGGCCACGGAAACTTTGCCCTGGAATGAGGTTGAGGAGGCTCTGGGGGCGATGGGCCTTCGGCCCGCAGAAGGCTGA